A single region of the Lycium barbarum isolate Lr01 chromosome 2, ASM1917538v2, whole genome shotgun sequence genome encodes:
- the LOC132626292 gene encoding uncharacterized protein LOC132626292 — translation MSDKNSERKLRRRIAYREMPAERKEALPEHRRSTYSTRSRRLSENSSTSHSMQIDSSPEPPNLIPLPTTTFIRDGLSAPPAKEHPTQCASAYEIGSTSGTCNDHSSFHFRGHRSTPVGCWNIKELPCSPSILKKVPNCKFCKARRFQYEPLSFCCSKGLLLPNAHASIRGRTSNIDC, via the exons ATGTCTGACAAAAATAGTGAAAGAAAACTTAGACGTCGTATCGCTTACCGAGAAATGCCAGCTGAACGAAAGGAAGCTCTACCGGAACACCGTCGCTCAACCTATTCTACAAGAAGTCGTCGTCTTTCTGAAAATTCTTCTACTAGCCATTCCATGCAGATTGATTCTTCCCCTGAACCTCCAAACTTGATTCCATTGCCGACTACTACCTTCATTAGAGACGGACTTTCTGCTCCTCCTGCCAAGGAACATCCAACTCAATGTGCCAGTGCGTATGAAATAG GATCGACATCCGGAACATGTAATGACCATTCTAGCTTTCACTTCAGAG GACACAGGTCAACACCGGTAGGTTGTTGGAATATCAAAGAACTACCTTGTAGTCCTTCCATTTTAAAgaaagttccaaactgcaaattTTGTAAAGCCAGGAGATTTCAATATGAACCTCTTAGCTTCTGTTGTAGTAAAGGCTtattgctcccaaacgcacacgcaagtatacgtggtcgtacaagtaatatagactgttaa
- the LOC132629377 gene encoding LOW QUALITY PROTEIN: sugar transport protein 5 (The sequence of the model RefSeq protein was modified relative to this genomic sequence to represent the inferred CDS: substituted 2 bases at 2 genomic stop codons) — translation MAIGGMAVDGQVSDNHFNRKITFEVVINSIVAASGGLIFGFDIGISGGVTIMKPFLEKFFPSILKKASFVGAEDNVYCVYDSKVLTAFISSLYIAGLVASLIAGRLTVAIGRRNIMVVGGCTFFAGALINGAAQNISMLILGRILLAFGVAFTNQATPVYLSEVAPSKWRGAFSTAFQFFIGLGVVTANCTNYGTSKLSWGWRLSLGVAIVPAAIMTIGVFLISNTPSSLVERGKLEXPKKLLAKVCGTTSNTESEAKLADLIKSCXIARASKEEPFVTSFKRQHRPHLVMSNAIPFFQQMSGINIIAFYAPVLFRSVGSGNNSALLSVMFLGVVNLGSILVSTGIVDRFGRRFLFIQSGVQMLICQVAISSTLAASIGENGSKHISKQYAALVLALMCIYAAGFGWSWGPLSWLIPSKIFPMNIRSTGLSRCSPRGLSISVAANFATTFVLSQTFLAMLCHFKYGAFLFFVGWIAVMTIFILMFMPETKGVALNSTHQVWGNHWFWGRYVKRSTLVPQQRS, via the exons ATGGCAATTGGCGGCATGGCTGTTGATGGACAAGTTAGCGATAACCACTTTAATAGGAAGATAACATTTGAGGTTGTCATCAATAGCATTGTTGCTGCATCAGGCGGCCTCATTTTCGGATTTGACATTGGAATTTCAG GTGGAGTGACAATAATGAAGCCATTTCTTGAAAAATTCTTCCCATCAATACTGAAGAAGGCATCATTTGTTGGTGCTGAAGATAACGTGTATTGTGTATACGACAGTAAGGTTTTAACAGCCTTCATTTCATCACTCTACATAGCTGGCTTGGTTGCGTCTCTCATAGCTGGTCGTCTCACGGTAGCCATAGGACGAAGAAATATAATGGTAGTAGGAGGCTGCACTTTCTTTGCTGGTGCTCTTATCAATGGAGCTGCTCAAAACATTTCTATGCTCATCTTGGGTCGCATTTTGCTAGCCTTTGGTGTCGCCTTTACTAACCAG GCTACTCCTGTATACCTGTCAGAAGTGGCACCTTCAAAATGGCGTGGTGCATTCAGCACAGCCTTCCAATTCTTTATAGGCCTTGGTGTTGTTACTGCAAATTGCACAAACTATGGCACCTCGAAGCTTAGCTGGGGATGGCGCCTTTCCCTCGGCGTAGCCATAGTTCCGGCCGCAATAATGACCATAG GTGTATTTCTCATTTCCAACACACCTAGCAGCCTAGTTGAGCGAGGAAAATTGGAGTAGCCAAAGAAATTGCTGGCAAAAGTTTGTGGAACCACTAGCAACACCGAAAGCGAAGCAAAATTAGCTGATCTTATTAAGTCTTGTTAAATTGCAAGAGCCTCAAAGGAAGAGCCTTTTGTGACAAGCTTTAAGAGACAACATCGGCCTCACTTGGTCATGTCCAATGCCATACCATTTTTCCAGCAAATGAGTGGTATTAATATCATTGCATTCTATGCACCTGTGCTTTTTCGATCAGTAGGTTCAGGAAATAACTCGGCTCTACTTAGTGTTATGTTTCTTGGAGTAGTCAATCTTGGTTCAATCCTTGTGTCTACTGGTATTGTTGATCGGTTTGGTAGGAGATTTCTCTTCATACAGAGCGGAGTACAAATGCTCATCTGCCAG GTAGCAATTTCTTCTACACTGGCAGCTTCAATAGGTGAAAATGGAAGCAAACACATTAGCAAGCAATATGCCGCCTTAGTACTTGCCCTGATGTGTATATATGCTGCTGGTTTTGGTTGGTCATGGGGTCCTCTAAGTTGGCTCATTCCAAGCAAAATATTTCCGATGAACATTCGATCAACTGGGCTGagca ggtgttcacccCGGGGGCTGAGCATAAGTGTGGCCGCGAACTTTGCCACCACATTTGTGCTGTCTCAAACGTTCTTGGCCATGCTTTGCCACTTCAAGTATGGGGCTTTCTTGTTCTTTGTTGGTTGGATTGCTGTTATGACCATTTTTATTTTGATGTTCATGCCTGAGACTAAAGGTGTTGCTTTGAATTCCACGCATCAAGTGTGGGGAAACCACTGGTTTTGGGGTAGATATGTCAAAAGATCAACCCTAGTGCCACAGCAAAGAAGTTGA
- the LOC132628427 gene encoding MDIS1-interacting receptor like kinase 2-like, which translates to MESNFPNKNNFLLASRTLSPTGSKNSSSDEEASPDACMGYYGVICFNGCVNRLNITTASVIGTLHEFAFSSLPFLDYVDLSMNQLSGTIPPEIGKIPPQIGSLKNLEVLHIYVNQLNGSIPGEIGHLSPLTRLDLSTNVLNGSIPVSLENLNNLLYFHLYENQLSSSIAAEIGKLINLVELYLDRN; encoded by the exons ATGGAAAGCAACTTTCCAAACAAGAATAATTTTTTATTGGCATCACGGACACTAAGTCCTACTGGTTCCAAGAATTCTTCCAGCGATGAAGAAGCAAGTCCTGATGCATGCATGGGCTACTATGGAGTTATATGCTTTAATGGTTGTGTGAACAGGTTGAATATTACAACTGCTAGTGTCATTGGTACACTCCACGAATTTGCATTTTCATCACTCCCTTTTCTTGATTATGTTGATCTTAGCATGAACCAGCTCTCTGGAACCATCCCTCCTGAAATAG GAAAAATCCCACCACAAATTGGCTCACTAAAAAATCTTGAGGTCCTCCACATATATGTCAACCAATTAAATGGTTCCATTCCTGGAGAAATAGGTCACCTAAGTCCTCTTACCAGGCTAGATTTGAGTACTAACGTTCTTAACGGTTCTATTCCTGTTTCATTGGAGAATTTGAACAACTTGTTATATTTTCATCTTTATGAGAATCAGCTCTCTAGTTCCATTGCTGCAGAAATAGGAAAACTCATCAATCTTGTTGAACTTTATCTTGATAGAAACTAA